GCAAGGAAGACCAACAGTCCAGTGCTGAAGAAACAGATGAAGCTCTCACTGTACCAATGGTGGAAATAGAGCCGGCTATCACAAGTTACTACAGCGTGACGGCTCCAGTTTGCAGAACAGTTGTTCCACCCAACGATAAACACAGCGTGGCGTGTCACACCGAAACAGTTATTGTTGACATGCGTTATAAGTTTCTTTCTAAGCAACTACATGGTGTCGATACATGCGTCATACTCAATGACGTTGCTGACAAAGTTCGAGACATAATCACAAAGTACCTGATTTCTTCCTCTGACCTTGACAAGTACAGGTAGGTAGCAAACATATTAATTTTAGGAAGTAAGCTAATTATAGAAGGCcttggcttataattatatcaggggTTGTGTTTTTGCTTTTCGTTAGGACCGGGGTGTATCACAGTGACTCACAAGGCCTTTCAGCCATTATAATTTATgacaatgcataattatatccaggCTGTATAATAACGAATTTCCTTCCTAAAATAACTCTGCACACAGTGTAAGTGCATGGATAATCCAATGTTGCTAGGGTTCACAAAGAAGTGACTGTATGCATACATTTTGTTACTGTAGGGTGTATGTACTGAAACCACAACACCAGACTTCGTTTGGCATCTCTCCAAGAAGAAGTATGGAAATAACGGAATCATTAGGATTCCCAGCTATGGGAGATTTCATAGGCTCTCCTCCCCCTGAGAAAAAACTAAAGCTAGAAATGTAGTTATCTTTTTATATAGTGTGTATTGtacgaataattataattataatcatataaAATATAGCTAGTTGATGTGATGAA
This region of Halichondria panicea chromosome 12, odHalPani1.1, whole genome shotgun sequence genomic DNA includes:
- the LOC135344972 gene encoding uncharacterized protein LOC135344972, which produces MSLDLKALETEVLPRLRGISDRTNSDDPDKIWVVLQYPDSLKVTASKLHDLLEALRTHPDDRLAMDQFEWTLSGRVNCKEDQQSSAEETDEALTVPMVEIEPAITSYYSVTAPVCRTVVPPNDKHSVACHTETVIVDMRYKFLSKQLHGVDTCVILNDVADKVRDIITKYLISSSDLDKYRVYVLKPQHQTSFGISPRRSMEITESLGFPAMGDFIGSPPPEKKLKLEM